Proteins from a genomic interval of Papaver somniferum cultivar HN1 chromosome 4, ASM357369v1, whole genome shotgun sequence:
- the LOC113272394 gene encoding flavonoid 3',5'-hydroxylase 1-like encodes MFLIMLNVITNMMWGGTFNNEEKIKIGLEFRKRAEEVLDYLGRTNISDFLPVLARFDLQGVERRLKELISWLDPFFESMIDKRMKLDQEIKLNGDQDGKENKVKDFLQVFQQLQDQGDSKVPFTFTNLKALFMNLVVGGTDTAGGAVEWAMAELIKEPKIMKRALEELENVVGKNNIVEESHIPNLPYLDAIIKETYRLHPGVPLLVSRCPSSTCNVGGYVIPKGAQVLMNTWAIQRDPKYWDDPLEFHPERFLQTTSKFDFIGTDFRYIPFGSGRRRCIGVPLVERIVPYALASFLHSFEWRMPEGAEFDLSEKFGIVLKTSTPLTAIPLPRLSDPNLYAKKEY; translated from the exons ATGTTTCTCATAATGCTTAATGTGATAACGAACATGATGTGGGGCGGTACATTTAATAATGAAGAGAAGATTAAAATTGGCTTGGAATTTCGGAAACGAGCCGAAGAAGTCTTGGATTATTTAGGGAGAACCAATATTTCTGATTTTCTTCCTGTTCTAGCGAGGTTTGATCTTCAAGGTGTAGAACGACGTCTGAAAGAGCTAATTTCGTGGTTAGACCCGTTCTTCGAATCCATGATTGATAAGAGGATGAAACTTGATCAGGAGATAAAACTAAATGGAGATCAAGATGGTAAGGAGAACAAAGTCAAGGATTTCTTACAAGTCTTTCAACAACTTCAAGACCAAGGAGATTCCAAAGTTCCTTTTACCTTTACCAACCTCAAGGCCTTGTTCATG AATTTGGTGGTCGGAGGCACAGATACAGCAGGAGGGGCGGTAGAATGGGCGATGGCCGAGTTGATAAAAGAACCCAAGATCATGAAAAGAGCCTTAGAAGAGTTGGAAAATGTTGTAGGGAAAAACAACATTGTAGAAGAATCTCATATACCCAATTTACCTtatttggatgcaatcataaaaGAAACATATCGCTTGCATCCCGGAGTACCGCTATTGGTTTCTAGGTGTCCAAGTTCAACGTGTAACGTGGGAGGTTATGTGATCCCTAAAGGAGCTCAAGTTCTTATGAATACATGGGCAATCCAAAGAGACCCCAAATATTGGGATGATCCATTAGAATTCCAtccagagaggttcttgcaaacAACTAGCAAGTTCGATTTTATTGGGACGGATTTCCGATATATTCCATTTGGTTCTGGAAGGAGGAGATGTATAGGTGTTCCTTTAGTGGAAAGGATCGTTCCTTATGCATTAGCTTCTTTTTTGCACTCATTTGAATGGAGAATGCCAGAAGGTGCAGAGTTTGATCTTTCAGAGAAATTTGGTATTGTTTTGAAGACAAGTACCCCGTTAACTGCAATCCCGTTGCCAAGGTTATCTGATCCAAACCTCTATGCCAAGAAAGAGTACTAG